The nucleotide sequence CGTGGAGTGGTGGTGCCGGGGGATCACCTGGAGCGGCGGGGTGCCCGGGCTGCGGTGGCGCGGCGGGCGGGTCAGCACCCTCTCGTACGGGCAGCGGCTCGCCTTCCGGGCCGTGGGGGAGCGGCGGTGCCCCGGCGCCCGCGGGAACCCCTGCCCGCTGCGGGCCGTCGTGCCCGGCCGGGCCACCGGCGGGCGGTGCGCCGAGTGCGCGCGGCTCGACCGGGCGCACTCCGTCGCCGCCGACACCCTCCTGGACGACCCGCAGCCGTACCGCGTGTACCTGGCCTGGTTCGGGCCCGGCATGACCAAGGTCGGGATCACCGCCGAGGCCCGCGGTGAGGCCCGGCTGCTCGAACAGGGCGCCGTCACGTTCAGCTGGCTCGGTCGGGGGCCCCTGATGGCCGCCCGGCGGACCGAGGAGGTGCTGCGGCAGGCGCTCGCGGTGCCCGACCGGGTGGCGTACGAGCGGAAGCGGGCCGCCCGGCATGCCCTGCCGCCCGCCGGCGCCCGGGCCGGGGAGGTCGGCGAGCTGCACCGGCGTGCGCGGGAGGTCGGCGGCTGGACGGAGACCCTGGAGCCGCTGGAGTTCGTGCCCCGCGACCACGCCGGGGCCTTCGGTCTCGACGGGCTGCCGCCGCTCGACGGCACCGTCGCCGCGCTCGTCGACGGGGGTGTCGTCACCGGGCGGCTGCTCGCCGCCGCCGGTCCCGATCTGCACCTCCTCGATCCCGCCGGGCGCTGTCTCGCCCTCGACACCCGGCTGATGGGCGGGTGGGTGCTCCAGGGCGGTGTGGAGGGGGACGCGTTCTCCGTCCCCGTGACGGACGTCGCGACCGCCGCCGACCCCGGCGCGCAGGGCGAACTGTTCTGAGCCCCGTCGCCTTCGCGGGGTGATGCCGCCTCGTCTCCGTCGCCTTCGCGGGGTGATGCCGCCTCTTCTGCGTCGCCCTCGCGGGGTGATGCCGCCTCGCCTGCGTCGCCTTCGCGGGCCCCCCGCCGTGGCACGGCTGGCGACGCCTCCTTCCCCCCCGCCCCCCTTCGTAAAGTCTTGGATCCCCTTTCCCCGGCTCCGTGGACATCCCCGCCCCCGCCCGGCGAGGGTGATCACATGACTTCCCAGCTGGTGGCGGGCATCGAACCGCCCTACTACACCGCCGTGTTCACGTCCGTCCGGCCCGACGCCCCCGAGGGTTACGCCGAGACCGCCGAGCGGATGAGTGAGCTCGTGAGCGAGATCCCCGGCTTCCTCGGTTACGAGGTCGCCCGTTCGCCCGGCGGCATCGGCATCACCGTCGCCTACTTCCGCGATCTGGAGGCCCTCGACGCCTGGCGGCTGCACGCGGAGCACCAGGCCGCCAAGGCGTACGGGCGGGAGCACTGGTACGACAGTTACAGCGTCCACATCGGCAAGGTCGAGCGGAGTTACAGCTTTGAGCGGGAGTAGCGGGGCCGGCGAGCGGGACGACATCCAGGTCCTCCTGGGCCGCCTCGGGATTCCCGGGCTCGTCGATGTGCACACGCACTTCATGCCGCAGAACGTCCTCGACAAGGTGTGGGCCTACTTCGATGCCGTCGGGCCCCTTACCGGCGTGGAGTGGCCCATCACCTACCGCGAGGAGGAGGACCGCCGGCTCGCCCTCCTGCGAGGCTTCGGCGCGGTCGCCTTCACCGCGATGCTGTATCCGCACAAGCCCGGCATGGCCGCCTGGCTGAACTCCTGGGGCGCCGACTTCGCCGCCCGTACCCCCGACTGTCTGCACACCGCGACCTTCTTCCCCGAGCCGGGCGCCGAGCAGTACGTCCGGGAGGCGCTCGACGCCGGTGCCCGGGTCTTCAAGGTGCACCTGCAGGTCGGTGGCTTCGACCCGACCGACCCGCTGCTCGACGGGGTGTGGGCCGCCCTCGCGGACAGCAGGACGCCCGTCGTCGTCCACTGCGGTTCCGGGCCCACCCCCGGCGCCTTCACCGGGCCCGGGCCGATGGGCCGGCTGCTCGCCCGCCATCCCGCGCTGCGCGTGATCGTCGCTCATATGGGGATGCCGGAGTACGGCGACTTCCTCGACCTCGCCGAGCGGTACGAGGGGGTCCACCTCGACACCACCATGGCGTTCACGGACTTCAGCGAGCGGCTCGCGCCCTTCCCGGTGGCGGAGCGCAAGCGGCTCGTGGACCTCGGCGACCGCGTCCTGCTGGGCTCCGACTTCCCGAACATCCCGTACCCGTACCTGCACCAGCTCGACGCGCTCGAACGGCTCGGGCTCGGGGACGACTGGCTCCGAGGGGTCCTGTACGAGAACGGCGCGGCGTTGTTTCACGTGAAACCGTGAGCGCCACGCCGCCCCTTTCTCAGGGAATTCACAGGAAAGGGAAAGAGGCCTCTCAGCGGCGGCGGACACCGTGAGGTCATGACCGTCACCACACGCCGTCCCGGCACCCGCGCCGACATGCTCCGTGCCGACGGAACCGCCGTCCGTGTCCTCGTCGTCGACGACGAGGCATCGCTCGCCGAGCTGCTCTCCATGGCTCTGCGCTACGAGGGCTGGCAGGTGCGCAGCGCCGGGGACGGGGCCGCGGCCCTGCGCTCCGCGCGCGAGTTCCGGCCGGATGCCGTGATCCTCGACATCATGCTGCCCGACGTCGACGGGCTGAGCCTGCTCGGTCGCATCCGGCGTGAACTGCCGGACGTTCCGGTGCTGTTCCTCACGGCGAAGGACGCCGTCGAGGACCGGATCGCCGGGCTCACCGCGGGCGGCGACGACTACGTCACCAAGCCCTTCAGCCTGGAGGAGGTCGTGGCCCGGCTGCGCGGGCTCATCCGCAGGTCGGGCGCGGCGCTGGCCCGCAGCGAGTCGCTGCTCGTCGTCGGTGACCTGACCCTCGACGAGGACAGCCACGAGGTCACCCGGGGCGGGGACTCCATCCATCTCACGGCGACCGAGTTCGAGCTGCTGCGCTATCTGATGCGCAACCCCCGGCGGGTGCTCAGCAAGGCGCAGATCCTCGACCGCGTCTGGTCGTACGACTTCGGCGGTCAGGCCAACGTCGTCGAGCTCTACATCTCGTATCTGCGGCGGAAGATCGACGCGGGGCGTGCCCCGATGATCCACACCCGGCGCGGGGCCGGTTACCTGATCAAGCCGGGGGAGTAGCGGCCCGTGGCACGTCGTGCGGGGCAGCGGTCCCGTCCCTCGCGGGCCGGGCGGCCGTGGTCGCTGCGGACGCGGCTCGTCGTCTCGGCGGTCGCGCTGATCGCGGTCGTCGCGGCCGTCATCGGCACGGTCACGACGATCGCGTTCCGCTCGTATCTGTACGACCGGGCCGACGAGGAGGTCCGGGCCGTCTCCCACTGGGCCGCGGGCCCGCCGGCCGCCCTTCCCGAACCGGGCCGGGCCGGTACGGACCAGCTCCGGTTCGTCGTGGGGCCCGGGGCCAAGACGGGCACGCTCGGCGCGGTCCTCACGGGCGGCGAGGTGACCGCGGCCGGCTACTCGGCGGAGGCCGAGGACAGCGGGGTCTACGGGCCGCCGGAGCGGATCAAGCCGCTCGACGACGCCCAGCGGGCCGCGCTCGCCGCCGTCCCGCGCGACGGCCGGCCGCACACCGTCGACCTGCCCGGCGGCCTCGGCAGCTACCGGGTCGCGTACGCGGAGGGCGGCAAGGGCACCTTCCTCACCGGCATCCCGCTCGCCGAGGTCGAGGACGCCCTCTCCACCCTGATCCTCGTCGAGCTCAGCGTCACCGGCGCCGGCCTCTTCGCGGCCTCCCTGGCCGGAACCGTCCTCGTCCGGGTGGCCCTGCGGCCCCTGCGGAGGGTCGCCGTGACCGCGCGGCAGGTCGCCCAGCTGCCCCTGCACAGCGGGGAAGTGGCGCTCCATCAGCGGGTCCCCGAGCCGGAGGCCGACCCGCGGACCGAGGTCGGCCAGGTCGGCGCGGCCATCAACCGGATGCTCGACCACGTCCACTCGGCGCTCGACGCACGCCAGCAGAGCGAGACCCGCGTCCGGCAGTTCGTCGCCGACGCCAGCCATGAACTGCGCACCCCGCTCGCCTCGATCCGGGGCTACGCCGAGCTGACCCGGCGCGGCGGGGAGGAGTGCGGGCCGGACACCCGGCACGCGCTCGGCCGCATCGAGTCCGAGGCGACCCGGATGACGGGCCTGGTGGAGGACCTGCTGCTGCTCGCCCGGCTCGACGCCGGACGCCCCCTCTCGTACGAGCCCACCGACCTGCTCCCGCTGGTCGTGGACGCCGTGAGTGACGCCCGCGCGGCCGGGCCCGGTCACCACTGGAGCCTCGAACTGCCCGAGGACGGCGCCCCTCCCGTACGGGCGGACGGCGCCAGGATCCAGCAGGTCCTGGTGAACCTCCTCGCCAATGCCCGTACGCACACCCCGCCCGGCACCAAGGTCACCGCGCGGGTCCGTACGGACGGCGCCGGGGTGATCGTCCAGATCGAGGACGACGGGCCCGGCATCCCGCCCGAGCTGCTGCCCGCCGTCTTCGAACGGTTCGCGCGCGGCGACGCCTCGCGCTCCCGCAACGCCGGATCGACCGGGCTCGGGCTCGCCATCGTCCGCGCGGTCGTGGGCGCGCACGGGGGCGACGTGGACGTCGAAAGCGCCCCCGGCCGGACCGTGTTCACCGTCCGGCTGCCCGCCGCGGCCCCGGCGGGGGCCCACTCACAGGCAGGCCACAGGCTCATCACACAGCCGTGACAGCGGCCCCGGCGAGTGTCGGTGGCATGCGAACCCCAACGATCGCGGGGCCCACGTCCGGGGCCCTCCCCGCCCGGGAACACCTGCCGGTGAACATCGCGGGACGGCCCGTCCTGGACGTGGTGATCCCCGTCTACAACGAGGAGAAGGACCTGGAGCCGTGCGTCCGCCGGCTCCACGAACACCTCCTCAGGACCTTCCCGTACGGCTTCCGCATCACCGTCGCCGACAACGCCTCCACCGACAGCACCCCCGACGTCGCCGCCGGTCTCGCGGCCGAGGTGCCCGAGGTGCGCTCCGTACGGCTGGAGCAGAAGGGGCGCGGCCGGGCACTGCGCACGGTGTGGTCGAGCTCGGACGCGCCCGTCCTCGCCTACATGGACGTGGACCTGTCCACCGACCTGAACGCCCTGCTGCCGCTGGTCGCGCCGCTCATCTCCGGTCACTCCGACCTGGCGATCGGCTCCCGGCTCGCCCGCTCCTCGCGGGTGGTGCGCGGGCCGAAGCGGGAGTTCATCTCCCGCGCGTACAACCTGATCCTGCGCGGTTCGCTGGCCGCCCGGTTCTCGGACGCGCAGTGCGGCTTCAAGGCGATCCGGCGCGATGTCGCCGAGCGGCTGCTCCCGATGGTGGAGGACACCGGCTGGTTCTTCGACACCGAACTGCTCGTGCTCGCCGAGCGGGCCGGGCTGCGCATCCACGAGGTGCCGGTGGACTGGGTGGACGACCCGGACTCGACCGTACACATCGTGAGCACCGCCACCGACGACCTGAAGGGCGTCTGGCGGGTGGGGCGGGCCCTCGCCACGGGTTCGCTGCCGCTCGACCGGCTGGCCAGGCCGTTCGGTGACGATCCCCGGGACCGTGAACTCACCGGTGTGCCGGGCGGTCTCGCCCGTCAGCTGGTCGGCTTCTGCGTGGTCGGGGTGCTCTCCACGCTCTTCTACCTCGCGCTGTACTCGCTCTTCCGGCTCGGTGTGGGCCCGCAGTTCGCCAACGCCGCCGCCCTCCTCGTGTCCGCCGTCGCCAACACGGCGGCCAACCGGCGGCTCACCTTCGGGGTACGGGGCCGGGACCGGGCGGTCCGCCACCAGGCGCAGGGGCTCGTGGTCTTCGCCATCGGCCTGGCCCTGACGAGCGGTTCGCTCGCCGCCCTCGGCGCGGCGAGCGGCGATCCGGCGCACTCCACCGAACTGGCCGTCCTGGTCGTCGCCAACCTCGCCGCGACCGTGCTGCGCTTCCTCCTCTTCC is from Streptomyces venezuelae ATCC 10712 and encodes:
- a CDS encoding DUF2797 domain-containing protein; the protein is MEWWCRGITWSGGVPGLRWRGGRVSTLSYGQRLAFRAVGERRCPGARGNPCPLRAVVPGRATGGRCAECARLDRAHSVAADTLLDDPQPYRVYLAWFGPGMTKVGITAEARGEARLLEQGAVTFSWLGRGPLMAARRTEEVLRQALAVPDRVAYERKRAARHALPPAGARAGEVGELHRRAREVGGWTETLEPLEFVPRDHAGAFGLDGLPPLDGTVAALVDGGVVTGRLLAAAGPDLHLLDPAGRCLALDTRLMGGWVLQGGVEGDAFSVPVTDVATAADPGAQGELF
- a CDS encoding antibiotic biosynthesis monooxygenase family protein; amino-acid sequence: MTSQLVAGIEPPYYTAVFTSVRPDAPEGYAETAERMSELVSEIPGFLGYEVARSPGGIGITVAYFRDLEALDAWRLHAEHQAAKAYGREHWYDSYSVHIGKVERSYSFERE
- a CDS encoding amidohydrolase family protein — protein: MSGSSGAGERDDIQVLLGRLGIPGLVDVHTHFMPQNVLDKVWAYFDAVGPLTGVEWPITYREEEDRRLALLRGFGAVAFTAMLYPHKPGMAAWLNSWGADFAARTPDCLHTATFFPEPGAEQYVREALDAGARVFKVHLQVGGFDPTDPLLDGVWAALADSRTPVVVHCGSGPTPGAFTGPGPMGRLLARHPALRVIVAHMGMPEYGDFLDLAERYEGVHLDTTMAFTDFSERLAPFPVAERKRLVDLGDRVLLGSDFPNIPYPYLHQLDALERLGLGDDWLRGVLYENGAALFHVKP
- a CDS encoding response regulator transcription factor, translated to MTVTTRRPGTRADMLRADGTAVRVLVVDDEASLAELLSMALRYEGWQVRSAGDGAAALRSAREFRPDAVILDIMLPDVDGLSLLGRIRRELPDVPVLFLTAKDAVEDRIAGLTAGGDDYVTKPFSLEEVVARLRGLIRRSGAALARSESLLVVGDLTLDEDSHEVTRGGDSIHLTATEFELLRYLMRNPRRVLSKAQILDRVWSYDFGGQANVVELYISYLRRKIDAGRAPMIHTRRGAGYLIKPGE
- a CDS encoding sensor histidine kinase, which codes for MARRAGQRSRPSRAGRPWSLRTRLVVSAVALIAVVAAVIGTVTTIAFRSYLYDRADEEVRAVSHWAAGPPAALPEPGRAGTDQLRFVVGPGAKTGTLGAVLTGGEVTAAGYSAEAEDSGVYGPPERIKPLDDAQRAALAAVPRDGRPHTVDLPGGLGSYRVAYAEGGKGTFLTGIPLAEVEDALSTLILVELSVTGAGLFAASLAGTVLVRVALRPLRRVAVTARQVAQLPLHSGEVALHQRVPEPEADPRTEVGQVGAAINRMLDHVHSALDARQQSETRVRQFVADASHELRTPLASIRGYAELTRRGGEECGPDTRHALGRIESEATRMTGLVEDLLLLARLDAGRPLSYEPTDLLPLVVDAVSDARAAGPGHHWSLELPEDGAPPVRADGARIQQVLVNLLANARTHTPPGTKVTARVRTDGAGVIVQIEDDGPGIPPELLPAVFERFARGDASRSRNAGSTGLGLAIVRAVVGAHGGDVDVESAPGRTVFTVRLPAAAPAGAHSQAGHRLITQP
- a CDS encoding bifunctional glycosyltransferase family 2/GtrA family protein, whose translation is MRTPTIAGPTSGALPAREHLPVNIAGRPVLDVVIPVYNEEKDLEPCVRRLHEHLLRTFPYGFRITVADNASTDSTPDVAAGLAAEVPEVRSVRLEQKGRGRALRTVWSSSDAPVLAYMDVDLSTDLNALLPLVAPLISGHSDLAIGSRLARSSRVVRGPKREFISRAYNLILRGSLAARFSDAQCGFKAIRRDVAERLLPMVEDTGWFFDTELLVLAERAGLRIHEVPVDWVDDPDSTVHIVSTATDDLKGVWRVGRALATGSLPLDRLARPFGDDPRDRELTGVPGGLARQLVGFCVVGVLSTLFYLALYSLFRLGVGPQFANAAALLVSAVANTAANRRLTFGVRGRDRAVRHQAQGLVVFAIGLALTSGSLAALGAASGDPAHSTELAVLVVANLAATVLRFLLFRLWVFPERSASRNDPRNDR